A section of the Larus michahellis chromosome 1, bLarMic1.1, whole genome shotgun sequence genome encodes:
- the LOC141743901 gene encoding C-type lectin domain family 12 member A-like isoform X1 has product MTEEITYANLKFGNSYEMDITESEDTKEKGPPASSHPQWPVVLILFALCLALLVTLVTITVLFLQIPKVYRTQLRDLNMTKNELQANFSNMLQAIGNQLCLEGEKKLKNNGQNCVLCPANWKWEGDDTCYYYSEEMKSLEQSQQFCSSQNSTLLLIKEAAKLELVKKKRRNAYWLGLTFRHDQGDWYWADNTALTEEQKTWIKDSNSFRPCAYFYKGVIYGASSCENQYYCICEKPAIRLQRDNNHWQEDWFVRSK; this is encoded by the exons ATGACAGAAGAAATAACATACGCTAATCTGAAATTTGGAAACAGCTATGAAATGGATATCACAGAGTCTGAAGATACTAAGGAAAAAG GGCCTCCCGCTTCATCTCACCCTCAGTGGCCAGTAGTCCTGATATTGTTTGCGCTGTGCCTGGCATTGCTGGTGACGCTGGTGACCATCACAGTTTTAT TTTTACAGATTCCCAAGGTCTACAGGACACAACTTCGAGACCTCAACATGACAAAGAATGAGCTGCAAGCGAATTTCTCAAATATGCTGCAAGCAATAGGAAATCAGCTGTgcttggaaggggaaaaaaaacttaaaaataatg GCCAGAACTGTGTACTCTGCCCTGCAAACTGGAAGTGGGAAGGTGATGATACGTGTTACTACTACTCCGAGGAAATGAAGTCATTGGAACAGAGTCAGCAGTTTTGTTCCTCACAAAACTCCACTCTTCTTCTGATAAAAGAGGCAGCAAAGCTG gaattggtaaaaaaaaaacgtAGAAATGCATACTGGCTTGGATTAACATTTAGACATGACCAGGGAGACTGGTATTGGGCAGACAACACAGCTCTTACAGAAGAACAAAAGACTTG GATAAAGGATTCAAACTCTTTCAGACCCTGTGCATACTTTTATAAAGGTGTCATATATGGCGCATCATCATGTGAAAACCAGTATTACTGTATCTGTGAAAAGCCCGCCATCCGATTACAGCGAGATAACAACCATTGGCAGGAGGACTGGTTTGTCAGATCAAAATGA
- the LOC141743901 gene encoding C-type lectin domain family 1 member B-like isoform X2 — protein sequence MTEEITYANLKFGNSYEMDITESEDTKEKVLQIPKVYRTQLRDLNMTKNELQANFSNMLQAIGNQLCLEGEKKLKNNGQNCVLCPANWKWEGDDTCYYYSEEMKSLEQSQQFCSSQNSTLLLIKEAAKLELVKKKRRNAYWLGLTFRHDQGDWYWADNTALTEEQKTWIKDSNSFRPCAYFYKGVIYGASSCENQYYCICEKPAIRLQRDNNHWQEDWFVRSK from the exons ATGACAGAAGAAATAACATACGCTAATCTGAAATTTGGAAACAGCTATGAAATGGATATCACAGAGTCTGAAGATACTAAGGAAAAAG TTTTACAGATTCCCAAGGTCTACAGGACACAACTTCGAGACCTCAACATGACAAAGAATGAGCTGCAAGCGAATTTCTCAAATATGCTGCAAGCAATAGGAAATCAGCTGTgcttggaaggggaaaaaaaacttaaaaataatg GCCAGAACTGTGTACTCTGCCCTGCAAACTGGAAGTGGGAAGGTGATGATACGTGTTACTACTACTCCGAGGAAATGAAGTCATTGGAACAGAGTCAGCAGTTTTGTTCCTCACAAAACTCCACTCTTCTTCTGATAAAAGAGGCAGCAAAGCTG gaattggtaaaaaaaaaacgtAGAAATGCATACTGGCTTGGATTAACATTTAGACATGACCAGGGAGACTGGTATTGGGCAGACAACACAGCTCTTACAGAAGAACAAAAGACTTG GATAAAGGATTCAAACTCTTTCAGACCCTGTGCATACTTTTATAAAGGTGTCATATATGGCGCATCATCATGTGAAAACCAGTATTACTGTATCTGTGAAAAGCCCGCCATCCGATTACAGCGAGATAACAACCATTGGCAGGAGGACTGGTTTGTCAGATCAAAATGA